Genomic window (Estrella lausannensis):
CTTGATTCCGATTCCACGTTTCTTAGGGAAGAACTCTAAATGAAGGTGAGTGTGACATTTTAAATTAGAAAACAAACCCCATTTCTGAAGTTATCCCTACAAAACCGGGCCACTAACTTGCAAGTTAGTGGTCCGGTTTCGTAGGGACAGCTGCATTTGGCGAATTTAAAATTGTCGTGATCTTAATCTAAATTTAGATTCTTAGGTGTGAGGATATCTTTAATCACATTTTTCACGCTCGTTCAAGGGGGTGCCAGCTGCGTCTTTCCAATCAATACGGCCGGGGGGGGGGGGGGCCGGCCGTTGGCGGATCTTCCTTGAACAACGCCTGCGGCGGTTGAAGGGGAACCAAACGAGTGATCGCAAGTGAATTCGTAATATCCCTGTCCTGAGTCTTTAAGGACACCTCTGTCAATTAACTCCATACGCTTGGCTTTAAGAGATAGGGGAAACGATGGGGTTTCTTCTAGAGATGCTCTAGAGCCTTTAAAAACTATAAATCCGTCGTCTGTTAGCACCCCTTTAGCTAGGGTACCCTTAGAGTTTTTGATGTGTAGGTAGTTGTCGGTAGAAACTTCGTTTTTGGAAGGTATGTCGAGAGACACTCCAAGTATTGGAAGGCAAAGAAGAAGTTCTGCTAGAAAGCCTTCCGCAACATCTGTATCCATTTCGGAGAGGGAGGGGGCTTTGGGGGTGTTTTTATTGTGGATCTTGAAGCGGCTTGTTTTTGCTGCAAGGCTTAAGAGGCGAGACTCTAGGTACTGTATAATCGCTTTGTTCAAGCTCGAATCGTTAGATGTAAACGCGATTAGTATATCCCAAAAATCTTTGTTTGTTTGATGCGAGAGCAGGCGAGTTATTAGAGGGTCCCCCTCTCCAATGTAAAGCTTTGGATCGAAGTCTAAATCCCCAAGCAGCATGTAGACACCTGGTTTTTGGAGTTCAGCCCTACTTTTATTATGGCTAAAGCGGCTTCTAGGGATATAAAGCCCAACTCCGCTCCAATTTGATTTTGTGATGATTTTCAGGCCACTTGGGTGACCTTCTGCCACGTGAGTGTAGATTACAAAGCCGCGATTACTCATTGATACCATGAAATTTTATTGTGTTAATTGAAGATTATAATGCCTGTATCGATAATAAGTCATGTTTGTATTTGTTTTAGTTGGGTTGAGGTGAGGTGAGGTGTGTTTGAGATTGAGTTTGTTATTAACGGATAAGAAGTGCATTTTCTTTTGAATTATCCAATACCATCCAATTGTTACAAGTAAGAGAATGAAAGTTTTGATCAAATGCTAGAGGAATTTATTGGTTTTGTTTTGGTGCAAATGGTTCTTTGTTGCGGAATGCTCCCCATTTAGACCGAATCACCTAACTTGCCCTCAAGACATAGGAGTAAGACTAGGCGTATGACTGAATTTAAACTTATTACCTCGGTAGAAAGAAGAAGGCGATGAACTCTTTCTCGAGGAGAAGCGTCAAATCATCCAGGAAACTTACCAATCCGGCAACTGGAGTGCTCCCCATTTGGCCCACCAGTGGCTCACGGGTTTTACCTGATCTGCAAATGATAAAAATGTATGCAAAAGTTGTAACGTGCCGACGTTTCTATC
Coding sequences:
- a CDS encoding GIY-YIG nuclease family protein translates to MLLGDLDFDPKLYIGEGDPLITRLLSHQTNKDFWDILIAFTSNDSSLNKAIIQYLESRLLSLAAKTSRFKIHNKNTPKAPSLSEMDTDVAEGFLAELLLCLPILGVSLDIPSKNEVSTDNYLHIKNSKGTLAKGVLTDDGFIVFKGSRASLEETPSFPLSLKAKRMELIDRGVLKDSGQGYYEFTCDHSFGSPSTAAGVVQGRSANGRPPPPPAVLIGKTQLAPP